The Alphaproteobacteria bacterium genome includes a region encoding these proteins:
- the cobO gene encoding cob(I)yrinic acid a,c-diamide adenosyltransferase yields MTEPDAAPLSHHERMARKKAARDKMMEKKTEQKGLIIVHTGPGKGKTTAALGMAIRALGHGMRVSIIQFVKGKRETAERRILKGFAPQLEIQALGEGFTWETQDREKDMLAATSAWAVAKRHLTSSNYGMIILDELNILLRDATLPVAEVLAALAERPPMQHVVITGRGAPPELIEMADLVTEMTLVKHPFKQGVAAQAGIEF; encoded by the coding sequence ATGACCGAACCCGACGCAGCCCCCCTTTCCCATCACGAGCGTATGGCCCGCAAGAAGGCGGCCCGCGACAAGATGATGGAAAAGAAGACCGAGCAAAAAGGCCTGATCATCGTTCATACCGGACCCGGCAAGGGCAAGACCACGGCGGCCTTGGGCATGGCGATCCGGGCGTTGGGCCACGGCATGCGGGTGTCGATCATTCAATTCGTCAAGGGCAAGCGCGAGACGGCCGAGCGGCGCATCCTGAAGGGCTTCGCCCCCCAGCTTGAAATCCAGGCTCTGGGCGAGGGTTTCACCTGGGAAACCCAGGACCGCGAGAAGGATATGTTAGCCGCGACCAGCGCCTGGGCGGTTGCCAAACGGCACCTAACCAGTTCAAACTACGGTATGATTATTTTAGACGAATTGAATATCCTGCTGCGCGACGCCACCTTGCCGGTAGCGGAGGTGCTGGCTGCCCTGGCCGAACGCCCGCCCATGCAACATGTGGTGATCACGGGGCGCGGAGCACCCCCCGAACTGATCGAGATGGCCGATCTGGTCACCGAGATGACGCTGGTCAAGCACCCGTTCAAACAAGGCGTTGCGGCCCAGGCGGGCATCGAATTCTGA